A segment of the Solanum lycopersicum chromosome 9, SLM_r2.1 genome:
GGCGATTTCATATGAATTTTTACATACAATAAAATAGATCCTTATATTGAGTAAGAATAGAGTTTTCTCATCATTTTTcgacattatttttgaaaaataatcatagttataaaatttcaaatgtaacaaataaaaattatattttaattacatgAGCGGAAAGTGGCTAATCGTAAATTTATCATTATCGCGGAACCCCCAATccccaatttttattttttttagaaaaaaggaatatatatgtatatatactaaTACTATCGataagttttaattttagtCGTGCTAATACccaattaagtatattaaactttcaattaataaaaattacatacTTTTATCATTTCCTCATAGATATCCACAAATTAACcataattactaattttaacattgttaattttatactattatttcaTATTCGACGGTAATAAAATTCCAAAAGTAACAATTCAAAAAACAACATATTTCTACCTAAATCGAAATAAGAATTTACGTATAATCGAGGGACCATAAGTGCTATCATCCCAACCATAAACATATGTATTTCTTCAATGTATTAACATGGAAACACACaattattatgataaaaataataaaacagttcaattaaagagaagaagaaaaaaaaccaaaaaaataaaataaaaattaaaactcatctttttttttttttttggtgcaTAATTTCAATAGCTATTTTCAATTCTCAATCTGCAAGATgaattatttcttcttctttcttcaacCAAAGCAGCCCTAGCtgacattatattattattattattcaattttgaatcaaatgCACTACAATCAATCCAATCTTTGAGTAATTCTTCTTGTCCCCAAATTTCTGGTATCCATACATGTCCTGCCACTTCAATTCTATGTCTCTTCAATCTTTCACGTCCACTATCATCTGTCCTCATCGGTCCGCCCTCGTTATGCGCGCCAACATGTCCCACGTGCACGTTGATCATGTCTGACGTAATTTCTGTATTGTTGAATTTTTCTTGATCACGTTTAATCGTGACGTTATTTTTCTTGACTAGTAAATT
Coding sequences within it:
- the LOC101264052 gene encoding uncharacterized protein LOC101264052, with the translated sequence MTNERENPSFFSIHPSRRPDPNNDKAESTRPNNLLVKKNNVTIKRDQEKFNNTEITSDMINVHVGHVGAHNEGGPMRTDDSGRERLKRHRIEVAGHVWIPEIWGQEELLKDWIDCSAFDSKLNNNNNIMSARAALVEERRRNNSSCRLRIENSY